One stretch of Cytophagaceae bacterium DNA includes these proteins:
- a CDS encoding DUF1572 family protein, with amino-acid sequence MENDFLDSAKKQFEYYKMLGEKTFSQLTDEQLFIQLNEESNSIATIVKHLWGNMLSRWTDFLTTDGEKEWRQRDAEFDNDIADRTELLEKWNEGWNCLFTAINPLTAKDLTREIFIRNQGHTITEAINRQLAHYPYHVGQIVFIGKLLCNENWTSLSIPKGNSKEYNADKFSKPKHKQHFTDEYINKKK; translated from the coding sequence ACAAAATGCTTGGAGAAAAAACATTTTCTCAACTAACTGACGAACAACTTTTCATACAGTTAAATGAAGAGAGTAATAGTATTGCAACAATTGTAAAACATTTATGGGGAAATATGCTTTCTCGTTGGACAGATTTTCTAACCACTGACGGAGAAAAAGAATGGCGGCAAAGAGATGCAGAATTTGACAATGACATAGCTGACAGAACAGAACTTTTAGAAAAATGGAACGAAGGATGGAATTGCTTATTTACTGCAATAAATCCGTTGACAGCAAAAGATTTGACCAGAGAAATATTTATACGAAATCAAGGACATACAATAACAGAAGCAATAAACAGACAACTGGCTCATTATCCTTATCACGTTGGACAGATTGTGTTTATCGGAAAATTGTTATGCAATGAAAATTGGACTTCACTTTCTATTCCAAAAGGAAACTCAAAAGAATATAACGCTGACAAATTTTCAAAACCGAAACATAAACAACATTTTACAGACGAGTACATAAACAAGAAAAAATAA